A window of Aeromicrobium sp. A1-2 contains these coding sequences:
- a CDS encoding succinate dehydrogenase cytochrome b subunit: MATTQNLKRASAKQSTVALKYSMAVSGLIMVGYLILHMYGNLKAFAGPDSFNEYAEHLRTIGTPILPHEGLLWIVRVVLLAAVLMHAYAAITLWRRNKKAAGYVGNTRYQTKQNKAGIQRSYASFTMRWGGVTIALFIVFHILNLTTNDIHPGGRADTAYGKLHNTFENPWVWIAYVVAMIAVGFHLWHGFWSAFTTLGQNHSPTRSASVWNTAAIVIAVVLTIGFLAPPTAILFFGLGG, encoded by the coding sequence GTGGCGACTACCCAAAATCTGAAGCGCGCGTCGGCGAAGCAATCGACCGTCGCGCTCAAGTATTCGATGGCGGTGTCAGGGCTCATCATGGTGGGCTACCTGATCCTGCACATGTACGGCAACCTCAAGGCCTTCGCGGGTCCCGACTCGTTCAACGAGTACGCCGAGCACCTCCGGACGATCGGCACGCCGATCCTCCCGCACGAGGGTCTGCTCTGGATCGTCCGCGTCGTGCTCCTTGCGGCTGTCCTGATGCACGCCTATGCGGCGATCACGCTGTGGCGGCGCAACAAGAAGGCGGCCGGCTACGTCGGCAACACGCGCTACCAGACCAAGCAGAACAAGGCCGGGATCCAGCGCAGCTATGCCTCGTTCACGATGCGCTGGGGCGGGGTGACTATCGCGCTGTTCATCGTCTTCCACATCCTCAACCTGACGACGAACGACATCCACCCCGGTGGCCGGGCGGACACCGCCTACGGCAAGCTCCACAACACCTTCGAGAACCCCTGGGTCTGGATCGCGTACGTCGTCGCCATGATCGCGGTGGGGTTCCACCTGTGGCACGGGTTCTGGAGCGCTTTCACGACGCTGGGTCAGAACCACAGCCCGACCCGCTCGGCGTCGGTGTGGAACACCGCGGCGATCGTGATCGCCGTGGTCCTGACGATCGGCTTCCTCGCGCCGCCGACCGCGATCCTCTTCTTCGGTCTGGGAGGCTGA
- a CDS encoding MarR family winged helix-turn-helix transcriptional regulator, whose amino-acid sequence MATDSHQLARSVARLNRRLRQERQTDLTPTQLSVLGAVVKIGPATPSAIAAHERVQPPSITRTLTCLVDEGLATRSPHPDDGRQVLIAVSAAGDAVLAAERERRDEWLAQRLAELATREREILREATELLDRLARS is encoded by the coding sequence ATGGCCACAGACTCGCATCAGCTTGCCCGCTCGGTGGCCCGTTTGAACCGCCGGCTCCGGCAGGAGCGGCAGACCGATCTGACGCCGACCCAGCTTTCGGTGCTCGGCGCGGTGGTCAAGATCGGGCCGGCCACTCCCAGCGCGATCGCCGCCCACGAACGGGTCCAGCCTCCGTCGATCACCCGCACCCTGACGTGCCTGGTCGATGAGGGACTCGCGACTCGCTCGCCGCACCCCGACGATGGCAGGCAGGTCCTGATCGCGGTCTCCGCCGCAGGCGACGCGGTCCTCGCCGCCGAGCGTGAGCGCCGCGACGAGTGGCTCGCGCAGCGACTCGCCGAGCTCGCGACGCGCGAACGCGAGATCCTGAGGGAGGCGACTGAGCTGCTCGACCGGCTGGCGCGCTCGTGA
- a CDS encoding GNAT family N-acetyltransferase, giving the protein MSRPPVGMKWPLTVPVLSDGVVTLRAHVPADIDSMLQMANDAEMIRWTAIPTPHTREMSEQFAFNIIPRGWDDGTHRGWAIEAEDDTGRARFAGNIDVRQSPIADIGFALHPWARGRGLMARAVRLAVDWALNEGGIEIVHWRSHVGNTASLRVAHQTGFSLHGLTPGMLHERGRVLDAWTGSIRFGDIPVPQTRWAESPVLESGRLRLRPFTDADLPRIVEACSDPLSQRFLTGLPHPYTPAVARSYVADCTWQAAIGAKATWAVADLETDELMGNIAVMDLAGVNPTAGEIGYWAHPAARGRGAMTEATQMVVRHAFDADGLDRRRLVLYAAADNAASNAIAQAAGFTRYGTQRAAERLGDGSYDDLHGYELLR; this is encoded by the coding sequence GTGAGCAGGCCGCCCGTCGGGATGAAGTGGCCGCTCACGGTGCCCGTCCTGAGCGATGGGGTCGTGACCCTGCGCGCGCATGTCCCGGCCGACATCGACTCGATGCTCCAGATGGCCAATGACGCAGAGATGATCCGCTGGACCGCGATCCCGACTCCACACACTCGCGAGATGAGCGAGCAGTTCGCGTTCAACATCATCCCGCGCGGCTGGGACGACGGGACGCATCGCGGCTGGGCGATCGAGGCCGAGGACGATACCGGTCGCGCCCGGTTCGCCGGCAACATCGACGTCCGGCAGTCCCCCATCGCGGATATCGGCTTCGCTCTGCACCCGTGGGCCCGCGGCCGCGGGCTGATGGCGCGCGCGGTTCGCCTGGCCGTCGACTGGGCGCTCAACGAGGGCGGCATCGAGATCGTCCACTGGCGCTCGCACGTCGGCAACACAGCCTCGTTGCGGGTCGCCCACCAGACGGGGTTCTCGCTGCACGGCCTCACCCCAGGGATGCTCCACGAGCGCGGCCGGGTGCTCGACGCATGGACCGGATCGATCCGCTTCGGTGACATCCCGGTGCCGCAGACCCGCTGGGCCGAGTCGCCCGTGCTGGAGTCCGGTCGGCTGCGGCTGCGTCCGTTCACCGATGCCGACCTGCCGCGCATCGTCGAGGCCTGCAGCGATCCGCTCTCCCAGCGCTTCCTCACCGGGCTACCCCATCCCTACACGCCCGCAGTCGCCCGCAGCTACGTCGCGGACTGCACGTGGCAGGCGGCGATCGGAGCCAAGGCCACGTGGGCCGTCGCCGACCTCGAGACCGACGAGCTGATGGGCAACATTGCCGTCATGGACCTTGCGGGCGTCAACCCGACGGCCGGCGAGATCGGCTACTGGGCCCACCCCGCCGCCCGTGGTCGCGGGGCCATGACAGAGGCGACCCAGATGGTCGTTCGCCATGCCTTCGACGCCGATGGCCTCGATCGTCGCCGGCTGGTGCTCTACGCCGCGGCCGACAACGCCGCCAGCAACGCCATCGCGCAGGCCGCGGGATTCACCCGCTACGGCACGCAGCGTGCTGCCGAGCGACTGGGCGACGGGTCGTACGACGACCTGCACGGCTACGAGCTCTTGCGCTGA
- a CDS encoding succinate dehydrogenase/fumarate reductase iron-sulfur subunit: MNITVRVWRQKNADDKGKMVTYGVEDVSEHMSFLEMLDVLNEQLTLAGDDPIAFDHDCREGICGACGVVINGQAHGPQVTTTCQLHMRSFEDGAVIDIEPWRAGAFPVIKDLVVDRGAFDRIIQAGGFVSAPTGSAPEANNLPVPKDDADHAFESAACIGCGACVAACPNGSGMLFTAAKITHLGLLPQGQPERDSRVIGMVEQHDHEGFGGCTNIGECTAACPKGIPLDTISQLNRDLLGALAKGKA, encoded by the coding sequence GTGAACATCACCGTGCGGGTTTGGCGTCAGAAGAATGCCGACGACAAGGGCAAGATGGTCACGTACGGCGTCGAGGACGTCAGCGAGCACATGTCGTTCCTCGAGATGCTCGACGTCCTCAACGAGCAGCTCACGCTCGCTGGCGACGACCCCATCGCGTTCGACCACGACTGCCGCGAAGGCATCTGTGGTGCATGCGGTGTGGTGATCAACGGGCAGGCCCACGGGCCGCAGGTCACCACGACCTGTCAGCTGCACATGCGTAGCTTCGAGGACGGTGCCGTCATCGACATCGAGCCGTGGCGAGCCGGCGCGTTCCCGGTTATCAAGGACCTCGTCGTCGACCGTGGTGCGTTCGACCGCATCATTCAGGCGGGTGGCTTCGTCAGCGCCCCCACCGGCTCGGCACCGGAGGCCAACAACCTCCCCGTGCCGAAGGACGATGCGGACCACGCGTTCGAGTCGGCGGCGTGCATCGGATGTGGCGCGTGCGTCGCGGCGTGCCCCAACGGCTCGGGCATGTTGTTCACTGCCGCCAAGATCACGCACCTGGGCCTGCTCCCGCAGGGGCAGCCCGAGCGTGACTCGCGGGTCATCGGCATGGTCGAGCAGCACGACCACGAGGGATTCGGTGGGTGCACCAACATCGGCGAGTGCACGGCGGCTTGCCCCAAGGGCATCCCGCTGGACACCATCAGCCAGCTCAACCGCGATCTCCTCGGAGCGCTCGCCAAGGGCAAGGCCTGA
- the galK gene encoding galactokinase, which translates to MTDVHRWEVPGRVNLIGEHLDYNGGPVLPIAIDRSLTIKVRSRDDAVVNLWSDLPGSTKVSFGTGVQPGEVEGWATYGAGMVWSMTQAGHDIPGADIVVESRLPSGAGLSSSAALTCGIGAALNELFGLGLDRTRIAQLAQRAETDFAGAPVGMMDQLTVLLGEVDHAVLMDTSVSPPTTTTVPVTWEEDGLTMLVINTGAHHALADGEYAARRDECERAAAELGLEWLSDATLDATVRLTDDTLKARTRHVLTETARVRGAVSAINRRAWAQLGTILTASHASLRDDFQVSCPELDVAVEAALEAGALGARMTGGGFGGSAIALLPIDRLSAVRERVEARYASHQWKPPQTFVVHAADGAHRVT; encoded by the coding sequence GTGACTGACGTACACCGGTGGGAAGTCCCCGGCCGGGTGAACCTGATCGGTGAGCACCTCGACTACAACGGCGGGCCCGTCCTGCCGATCGCGATCGACCGATCCCTGACGATCAAGGTCCGGTCCAGGGACGACGCCGTCGTCAATCTGTGGTCGGACCTGCCGGGGTCGACCAAGGTGAGCTTCGGGACCGGCGTCCAGCCCGGCGAGGTCGAGGGCTGGGCGACGTACGGCGCCGGCATGGTCTGGAGCATGACGCAGGCCGGGCACGACATTCCCGGCGCTGACATCGTCGTCGAATCGCGCCTGCCATCGGGCGCCGGCCTGTCTTCGTCTGCGGCCCTGACCTGCGGTATCGGCGCAGCGTTGAACGAGCTGTTCGGGCTCGGGCTCGACCGCACCCGGATCGCCCAGCTGGCGCAACGCGCGGAAACCGACTTCGCCGGCGCTCCGGTCGGCATGATGGACCAACTCACAGTGCTCCTCGGCGAGGTAGACCACGCAGTCCTGATGGACACCTCGGTGTCACCCCCAACGACCACGACCGTCCCGGTGACCTGGGAAGAGGACGGGCTGACCATGCTGGTCATCAACACCGGCGCGCACCACGCCCTGGCCGACGGCGAGTACGCAGCGCGGCGCGACGAGTGCGAGCGTGCCGCCGCCGAGCTCGGGCTGGAGTGGCTGAGCGACGCGACACTGGACGCGACGGTCCGGCTGACCGACGACACCCTCAAGGCCCGCACCCGCCATGTGCTGACCGAGACCGCACGGGTGCGCGGCGCCGTCAGTGCGATCAACCGGCGAGCCTGGGCCCAGCTCGGCACGATCCTGACTGCTTCGCACGCTTCGCTGCGCGACGACTTCCAGGTCAGCTGCCCCGAGCTCGACGTCGCGGTCGAGGCGGCCCTCGAGGCCGGGGCCCTCGGCGCCCGGATGACCGGCGGCGGATTCGGCGGCAGCGCGATCGCCCTGCTCCCGATCGACCGGCTGTCGGCGGTGCGCGAACGCGTCGAGGCGCGCTACGCGTCGCACCAGTGGAAGCCCCCACAGACCTTCGTCGTCCACGCAGCCGACGGCGCACACCGCGTCACCTGA
- the trpS gene encoding tryptophan--tRNA ligase → MPSMSADRRPRVLSGAQPTADSYHLGNYFGAFKQWVGLQDEFEAFYFVPDLHAITVEYEPAMLRERTYIAAAQLLAAGVDPERSALFVQSHVPEHAQLAWVLGGITGFGEASRMTQFKDKSARSGSDSSSVGLFTYPILMAADILIYQADRVPVGEDQRQHVELTRNLAQRFNHRFGETFTVPEAHIVKASAKIYDLQDPTSKMSGSNQSHAGVVDLTDTPKQVAKKLRSAVTDSGTEIRFDPESKPGISNLLSMYSALTDEPIESIVKDFEGKQYGHLKVALGDLLADFVGQFGDRTRELLDDRAELDRILAAGADRAREVASVTLDLVYERSGFVRRA, encoded by the coding sequence ATGCCCTCCATGTCCGCTGACCGTCGTCCCCGCGTGCTGTCCGGAGCCCAACCGACTGCCGACTCGTACCACCTCGGCAACTATTTCGGCGCCTTCAAGCAGTGGGTCGGCCTGCAGGACGAGTTCGAGGCGTTCTACTTCGTCCCGGACCTGCACGCCATCACGGTGGAGTATGAGCCGGCGATGCTGCGTGAACGCACCTACATCGCCGCAGCACAGCTGCTCGCCGCCGGAGTCGACCCGGAGCGGAGTGCGCTGTTCGTCCAGAGCCACGTGCCCGAGCACGCGCAGCTTGCCTGGGTGCTGGGCGGCATCACGGGATTTGGCGAGGCCAGCCGCATGACCCAGTTCAAGGACAAGTCGGCCCGGAGCGGGTCCGACTCCTCGAGCGTCGGGCTGTTCACGTACCCGATCCTCATGGCCGCCGACATCTTGATCTACCAGGCCGACCGGGTCCCGGTCGGCGAGGACCAGCGCCAGCACGTCGAGCTGACCCGCAACCTTGCGCAGCGCTTCAATCATCGCTTCGGCGAGACGTTCACGGTGCCGGAGGCGCACATCGTCAAGGCATCGGCCAAGATCTACGACCTGCAGGACCCGACATCGAAGATGAGCGGCTCCAACCAGTCGCACGCTGGTGTTGTCGACCTGACCGACACACCCAAGCAGGTCGCCAAGAAGCTGCGCTCGGCCGTGACCGACTCCGGCACCGAGATCAGGTTCGACCCGGAGTCCAAGCCCGGAATCTCCAACCTGCTGTCCATGTATTCCGCGCTCACCGACGAGCCGATCGAGTCGATCGTCAAGGACTTCGAGGGCAAGCAGTACGGCCACCTCAAGGTCGCCCTGGGTGACCTGCTGGCGGACTTCGTGGGCCAGTTCGGTGACCGTACGCGTGAGCTGCTCGACGACCGGGCCGAGCTCGACCGCATCCTGGCCGCGGGTGCTGACCGGGCCCGCGAGGTCGCCAGCGTGACCCTCGACCTGGTCTACGAGCGCTCCGGGTTCGTGCGTCGCGCATGA
- a CDS encoding LysR substrate-binding domain-containing protein, with the protein MQIQQLTYFVAVARTRHFTRAAEVTGVSQPSLSKQIRVLENSLGTPLFVRNRGAIELTSAGEALLPHAQRILIDVESAERTVHEVASLRRGRVRLGATPSLCDGLLPEALTRFHDSHPDIDLEVQEAGSQVLTQELSQGRLDVALLIVPLHTHDPDIETTPVLRERLVLASRADAAMPASMGVADLQDLPLVMFREGYDLRDVTFRACEAAGFEPRLAVEGGEMSAVLSFVQAGLGHAVVPSMVLATRPLLQATPLDDPPLDRVIALAHRSSEALPLAARAFKAELLEHLTTFAGGGLEVV; encoded by the coding sequence GTGCAGATCCAGCAGCTGACCTATTTCGTCGCCGTGGCCCGAACCCGGCACTTCACCAGGGCCGCGGAGGTGACCGGCGTGTCCCAGCCCAGCCTGTCCAAGCAGATCCGGGTCCTGGAGAACTCCCTCGGCACGCCACTGTTCGTGCGCAACCGCGGCGCGATCGAGCTGACGAGCGCCGGTGAAGCCCTGCTCCCCCACGCGCAGCGCATTCTGATCGACGTAGAAAGCGCAGAGCGCACCGTCCACGAGGTCGCCAGCCTGCGGCGCGGGCGGGTACGACTCGGCGCGACACCCTCGCTGTGCGACGGATTGCTGCCGGAGGCACTGACCCGGTTCCACGACTCGCACCCCGACATCGACCTGGAGGTCCAGGAGGCCGGATCGCAGGTCCTCACCCAGGAGCTGTCTCAAGGTCGGCTCGACGTGGCACTGCTGATCGTGCCGCTGCACACCCACGATCCGGACATCGAGACGACACCGGTCCTGCGCGAGCGACTCGTGCTCGCCAGCCGGGCCGACGCGGCAATGCCCGCGAGCATGGGCGTCGCCGACCTGCAAGACCTGCCCCTCGTGATGTTCCGCGAGGGCTACGACCTGCGCGACGTCACGTTCCGCGCGTGCGAGGCGGCTGGATTCGAGCCTCGGCTCGCGGTCGAAGGCGGCGAGATGAGCGCCGTGCTGAGCTTCGTGCAGGCCGGCCTCGGGCACGCGGTCGTGCCGAGCATGGTGCTGGCGACCCGCCCACTGCTGCAGGCCACGCCGCTGGATGACCCTCCACTGGACCGGGTCATCGCACTGGCCCACCGCAGCTCGGAGGCGCTCCCACTCGCCGCGCGCGCGTTCAAGGCTGAGCTGCTCGAGCACCTCACGACGTTCGCCGGCGGCGGCCTGGAGGTCGTCTGA
- a CDS encoding prephenate dehydratase, with translation MSTQNRIAYQGEPGANSHIVAREHYPDWEAVACASFEDVFAAVAGGDADLAMIPIDNSIAGRVADIHHFLPTSGLHIIAEHFLRIQFSLLGVPGSSLDTIKTVHSHVHALGQCRKSIRRFGLTPIISGDTAGAAREIADANDPSQAAISPPLAAEIYGLDVLATDIEDEDHNTTRFVVLSPEPARAAAGNGPTVTSFIFNVRNLPAALYKALGGFATNGVNMTKLESYMVDGWFTATQFLAEVDGHPDDPGLARALEELTFFTTEVKILGVYPADPFRSLAP, from the coding sequence GTGAGCACCCAGAACCGGATCGCATACCAGGGCGAGCCCGGCGCCAACTCCCACATCGTCGCGCGTGAGCACTATCCCGACTGGGAAGCCGTGGCGTGCGCATCGTTCGAGGACGTCTTCGCTGCGGTGGCCGGCGGTGACGCCGATCTGGCCATGATCCCGATCGACAACTCGATCGCCGGACGGGTCGCCGACATCCACCACTTCCTGCCGACCTCGGGGTTGCACATCATCGCCGAGCACTTCCTGCGGATCCAGTTCAGCCTGCTCGGCGTGCCGGGCTCGAGCCTCGACACGATCAAGACCGTGCACAGCCATGTGCACGCTCTCGGCCAGTGCCGCAAGAGCATCCGCCGGTTCGGGCTCACCCCGATCATCTCCGGCGACACCGCCGGCGCTGCGCGAGAGATCGCCGACGCGAACGACCCCAGCCAGGCCGCGATCTCGCCTCCCCTGGCCGCCGAGATCTACGGGCTCGACGTCCTGGCGACCGACATTGAGGATGAGGACCACAACACGACCCGGTTCGTCGTGCTCTCCCCCGAGCCTGCCCGGGCAGCCGCAGGCAACGGCCCGACCGTCACGAGCTTCATCTTCAACGTCCGCAACCTTCCGGCCGCTCTCTACAAGGCACTCGGCGGGTTCGCCACCAACGGCGTCAACATGACCAAGCTCGAGAGCTACATGGTCGACGGCTGGTTCACGGCGACCCAGTTCCTCGCCGAGGTCGACGGCCACCCGGACGACCCGGGCCTCGCCCGCGCGCTCGAGGAGCTCACCTTCTTCACGACCGAGGTCAAGATTCTCGGGGTGTACCCCGCCGACCCGTTCCGATCGTTGGCCCCGTGA
- a CDS encoding fumarate reductase/succinate dehydrogenase flavoprotein subunit, translating into MAETNVPEQFHAVGADIADTKAPAGPIEKRWDERKFSAKLVNPANRRKLSVIVVGTGLAGASAAATLGEGGYHVKSFCYQDSPRRAHSIAAQGGINAAKNYRNDGDSIYRLFYDTVKGGDFRSRESNSYRLAQVSVDIIDQCVAQGVPFAREYGGLLDNRSFGGVQVSRTFYARGQTGQQLLIGAYQALERQVAAGTVEVNTRHEMLELIMVDGKARGIVARDMVTGEIETHTADVVVLATGGYGNVYFLSTNAMGCNTTATWRAHRQGAYFGNPCYTQIHPTCIPVSGDYQSKLTLMSESLRNDGRIWVPKKGGDERSPDQIPEDERDYYLERIYPAFGNLVPRDIASRAAKYQCDDGKGVGPGGLGVYLDFADAIKRLGLDTVVAKYGNLFDMYAQITGEDPYKTPMRIYPAVHYTMGGLWVDYDLQSNLEGLFVTGEANFSDQGANRLGASALMQGLADGYFVLPNTVANYLADGPFEPVGDDHPEVVAAKQAVVDRIEMFLAIDGNRTVDSYHKELGHIMWEYCGMERSEEGLTKAIGLIRELKADFYQNVKVSGTNEELNQTLERAGRVADFFELGELMCIDALHRRESCGGHFRAESQTEDGEALRNDDEFAYVAAWEFGGDTPVLHKEVLEYEYVEMKARSYK; encoded by the coding sequence ATGGCTGAAACGAACGTTCCCGAGCAGTTCCACGCCGTCGGCGCGGACATCGCCGACACCAAGGCGCCCGCAGGCCCGATCGAAAAGCGCTGGGACGAGCGCAAGTTCAGCGCCAAGCTGGTCAACCCGGCGAACCGTCGCAAGCTCAGCGTCATCGTGGTCGGCACGGGTCTCGCCGGCGCCTCGGCCGCCGCGACCCTCGGCGAGGGCGGCTATCACGTCAAGAGCTTCTGCTACCAGGACAGCCCGCGGCGGGCCCACTCGATCGCTGCGCAGGGCGGCATCAACGCCGCCAAGAACTACCGCAACGACGGCGACAGCATCTACCGGCTGTTCTACGACACGGTCAAGGGTGGCGACTTCCGCTCGCGCGAGTCGAACTCCTACCGTCTCGCGCAGGTCTCGGTCGACATCATCGACCAGTGCGTCGCGCAGGGCGTGCCATTCGCCCGCGAGTACGGGGGATTGCTCGACAACCGCTCCTTCGGTGGCGTCCAGGTCTCGCGTACCTTCTACGCCCGCGGCCAGACCGGCCAGCAGCTGCTGATCGGTGCCTACCAGGCGCTGGAGCGCCAGGTGGCTGCCGGCACCGTCGAGGTCAACACGCGCCACGAGATGCTCGAGCTGATCATGGTGGATGGCAAGGCCCGCGGCATCGTCGCCCGTGACATGGTCACCGGCGAGATCGAGACGCACACCGCCGACGTCGTCGTGCTCGCCACGGGTGGCTACGGCAATGTCTACTTCTTGTCGACCAACGCGATGGGTTGCAACACGACGGCGACGTGGCGTGCGCACCGCCAGGGTGCCTACTTCGGCAACCCCTGCTACACGCAGATCCACCCGACCTGCATCCCGGTCTCGGGTGACTACCAGTCCAAGCTGACCCTGATGTCGGAGTCGCTGCGCAACGACGGTCGCATCTGGGTGCCCAAGAAGGGCGGCGACGAGCGTTCGCCCGACCAGATTCCCGAGGACGAGCGCGACTACTACCTCGAGCGCATCTATCCTGCGTTCGGCAACCTGGTGCCCCGCGACATCGCCTCGCGTGCCGCGAAGTACCAGTGTGACGACGGCAAGGGTGTCGGCCCCGGCGGGCTGGGTGTCTACCTCGACTTCGCCGACGCAATCAAGCGCCTCGGGCTCGACACGGTGGTCGCCAAGTACGGCAACCTGTTCGACATGTACGCCCAGATCACGGGCGAGGACCCCTACAAGACGCCGATGCGCATCTACCCGGCGGTCCACTACACGATGGGTGGCCTGTGGGTCGACTACGACCTGCAGAGCAACCTCGAGGGGCTCTTCGTCACGGGTGAGGCCAACTTCTCCGACCAGGGTGCCAACCGGCTGGGCGCCTCGGCGCTGATGCAGGGTCTGGCCGACGGTTACTTCGTCCTGCCCAACACGGTGGCCAACTACCTCGCCGACGGCCCGTTCGAGCCGGTCGGTGACGACCACCCGGAGGTCGTCGCGGCCAAGCAGGCCGTTGTCGACCGGATCGAGATGTTCCTGGCGATCGACGGCAACCGCACGGTCGACTCCTACCACAAGGAGCTCGGCCACATCATGTGGGAATACTGCGGCATGGAGCGCTCGGAGGAGGGTCTGACGAAGGCGATCGGCCTGATCCGCGAGCTCAAGGCCGACTTCTACCAGAACGTCAAGGTCTCGGGCACCAACGAGGAGCTCAACCAGACGCTCGAACGGGCCGGTCGGGTTGCCGACTTCTTCGAGCTCGGCGAGCTGATGTGCATCGACGCGCTGCACCGCCGCGAGTCGTGTGGCGGTCACTTCCGCGCCGAGAGCCAGACTGAGGACGGCGAGGCGTTGCGTAACGACGACGAGTTCGCCTACGTCGCTGCGTGGGAGTTCGGTGGCGACACCCCGGTCCTGCACAAGGAAGTGTTGGAGTACGAGTACGTCGAGATGAAGGCCAGGAGCTACAAGTGA
- a CDS encoding 2'-5' RNA ligase family protein: MSEHQLLIGISIPVPEPFGSQLQDERAGFGDPMASTVPSHITLIPPVPCEPDGLVDVATALERASATMSPYSMRLRGTGTFRPVSPVVFVTVSEGISQTELLAGCIRRTLDVPEPDFPFHPHVTVAHNLDDTGLDRAYDALGDFDCTFTVDSFALYLHDEVEGWVPQRDFLLGQ; this comes from the coding sequence ATGAGCGAGCACCAGCTGCTGATCGGGATCTCGATCCCGGTGCCGGAGCCATTCGGCAGCCAGCTCCAGGACGAGCGGGCCGGCTTCGGGGATCCGATGGCCAGCACCGTCCCCAGCCACATCACCCTGATTCCGCCGGTGCCGTGCGAGCCGGACGGGCTTGTCGACGTCGCGACGGCGTTGGAGCGGGCGTCAGCGACGATGTCGCCGTACTCGATGCGGCTCCGCGGGACCGGCACCTTCCGGCCGGTGTCGCCGGTCGTGTTCGTCACGGTCAGTGAGGGCATCTCGCAGACCGAGCTGCTGGCGGGATGCATCCGCCGCACGCTCGACGTGCCGGAGCCGGACTTCCCGTTCCATCCCCATGTCACGGTCGCGCACAACCTGGACGACACCGGGTTGGACCGCGCCTACGACGCGCTCGGTGACTTTGACTGCACCTTCACGGTCGACTCATTCGCCCTCTACCTCCATGACGAGGTCGAGGGCTGGGTGCCGCAGCGCGACTTCCTGCTGGGTCAGTAG